Below is a genomic region from Gammaproteobacteria bacterium.
TAACGATGTACTGCTCGTCGGCAACGGTGCCGATGTAACCGTCGGCGCGCCCGTTGTTGCGGGCAGCAAGGTTACCGCCACGGTGGAAGAGCAGGGCCGTTCGCGTAAAGTCGACGTTGTGAAATTTAAACGACGTAAAGGCTACAAGCGCCAGCATGGCCACCGCCAGCACTTCACGAAAGTGCGCGTCACGTCGATCACGGCCGGTTGAGGAGCTAAAAGATGGCACACAAGAAAGCAGGCGGCAGCAGCAAGAACGGCCGCGAATCAGAATCCAAACGGCTTGGCGTTAAAATGTACGGCGGCCAGGCTGTGCGCGCCGGCAACATTATCGTGCGCCAGCGGGGCACGCAGTTTCATCCCGGCGTGAATGTCGGCATTGGTCGTGATCACACCTTGTTCGCGACTGCCGACGGCAAGGTACGGTTTGAAAAGAAGGGCGATAAGGGGCGTAAATACGTCAACGTCGTCAGCGACTGACGCGGTTGCAAAACCGGTTCGAAAAAACCCCGCCTGCGCGGGGTTTTTAGTTTGTGTTTCGGTCGCCTCTATAATGGGGCGATTCTCGCGATGACGCTGGATATATCGCAATGAAGTTTGTCGATGAAGCAACGGTACGCGTTTATGCGGGCAATGGCGGTCACGGTATCGTCAGCTTCCGGCGGGAGAAATACGTGCCGTTTGGTGGTCCGGATGGCGGTGATGGCGGCAAAGGTGGCGATGTTTATCTCGTCGCCGACGGTGCCATCAATACGCTGGTCGATTTTCGTGTCGGGCGTGCCTACCGGGCCCAGCATGGCGAGAGCGGCCGCGGGCGCAACCAGACCGGAGCCTCCGGCGACGACCTGGAAGTGCCGGTTCCGGTCGGGACCATCGTGCACGACATGGATACTGGCGAACTGATTGGTGACCTGACCGAGGCGGACCAGCGTCTGCTGGTCGGGCGCGGCGGCCGGCCCGGTGTCGGCAACACCCGTTTCAAATCCAGTACCAATCGCGCGCCGAGACAGGCCACCCGCGGCACCCAGGGGGAATTCCGCTACCTGCGGCTGGAACTCAACCTGCTGGCTGATGTTGGTCTGGTCGGTTTGCCGAATGCGGGCAAGTCGA
It encodes:
- the obgE gene encoding GTPase ObgE; translated protein: MKFVDEATVRVYAGNGGHGIVSFRREKYVPFGGPDGGDGGKGGDVYLVADGAINTLVDFRVGRAYRAQHGESGRGRNQTGASGDDLEVPVPVGTIVHDMDTGELIGDLTEADQRLLVGRGGRPGVGNTRFKSSTNRAPRQATRGTQGEFRYLRLELNLLADVGLVGLPNAGKSTLLRSLSAAKPKVADYPFTTLHPVLGVVAVNRHRSFVMADIPGLIEGAAEGAGLGTRFLRHIQRTGLLLHLVDISAHTDPVDDVGTIAAELSKFNAELAQRERWLLLNKIDMFPQDEIDARCNDIVERLGWNGRVYRISALSGGGTHVLANAVMDRLDELEAGEQAD
- the rplU gene encoding 50S ribosomal protein L21; the protein is MYAVIRTGGKQYRVTEGSSLKVEKIEGAEGDSVEFNDVLLVGNGADVTVGAPVVAGSKVTATVEEQGRSRKVDVVKFKRRKGYKRQHGHRQHFTKVRVTSITAG
- the rpmA gene encoding 50S ribosomal protein L27; this translates as MAHKKAGGSSKNGRESESKRLGVKMYGGQAVRAGNIIVRQRGTQFHPGVNVGIGRDHTLFATADGKVRFEKKGDKGRKYVNVVSD